atttaaaaatattttgatcagttcttgatatttaaaaatgagaatgtttCTCATGAAAATTTGGATTTCATAAAAATCTCAGGAGCTGGTAATCCTGGTCTAGCATTCTTGCACAGCAACAAGCAGCTGAAGCGGCACAGGAGGTGCCCTTTTCAGCAGGGCATGGGCACTTCCCTTTGCTAGGGCTCTCACTGCTCCCAGCTGTTATACGTCATTTGAGTGAGTGactgatttgtttttctcatttatataacCAGTTGAGCTTTGTGACACTGGGTTGGTTTGGCCTTGTCTTCATGATGCTGAAGACCTGATGTCATGTGAAATTTCCCCCTCCCTATGGACAAGATTCCTTCTTTGATTGGGTCCCAGCTACGTCTAGTTGCTTTGGTAGGTAATCTTAACATGCATTTCTACTCATCCTTTACACTATATTGCAAACTCCAAAGATACAATCACactaatatttatgtttttaagtgtgtgtatgttaaacaCGTAAAGGGGTGTGTATCTATACAGATATAGGTATACTTTCATTTAGGTAAAAGTTAATTTGGTTCCACAGATACGGACACCAAGTGCTGGCAGCCTGGAGAATAAGTGTGTAACAATTTGCTAAAACCTGTTTAATTCTGACTTATAATATTACAAAGAGGGTGAACTTTAAGTTATTGCTTTTTGATTACAGAATAAAGATCTCATTCTGTTGCAAAACTTTTATACAGAATGAGTAACCATTTCCTATTCAAGTAATAGCAATCGGAATCAGAAGTTCCTTACACAACAGTAGATGCCTGAAGACATTTTTGAAGGAGATGTGATTTCATTCTATTCAAGAACTTATGCAGGAAACTGGGAGTGATGAGATTTTTCCAAAGTACAAGAAAATCAGCACCCCAACTGCTTAATGTTCAGGAGGGCTTCTCAAGGGCTCTATAAAGCTCACTTTGTGGTGAGTTTTCATTCACCTTTAGCATTCCCATTCTACTTATGCAGCCTTATTTCTGAACACAAAGCTTGTATTAAAACAGTAAAAGAGGATTAAAAgcagtgttggtttttttttttttttgcagtgttgGTTTTTAACATTCAGAGTTCACAGAGGATCTCATTTTTTTTGCAGTTAAATGATCCATTCTGTGCTTTTGCTGCAGAATCACATTCATATGGCAGTCTAATTTCAGGCACTTTTAAAACATGTTCATCTGGAATAAAAAATCTGCATGAACCACTTCCGCATAATTCAAAATGAGTGTTGAGTGATTCGAGTCCCCAGACAGACAGCAAATCACCACCTGGTACTCAGTTAGCTTTCTCCATCATAACGTGATGGTGACTGTGAAGCTTGGGTGTCTTTGAGGTGCCCTTCTAGCTTTAGCACAAAGATGGGAATCATAAAATTCCAAACTACTTAGTTTCtacttataaaatacaaaaaggtGAAACACACTAAATGTATTATACAGACGGTTTCAGCTAAgatcaaaataaataacatgatCTGACTCAATGGTTTGACTCTTGAGCTCCTGGACGAAATCTGATGGAATGTCAAACACAGAGACTCCCTCCTAGGCACTAGCTGCTGGTAGGCAAAAGTATCTCAACATCCTTGCCATTGGCGACAATAGCATTAGAAGAGCAGCTGCTGCCAAGGTCTTCGGCAGTGGTCAAAGAGGATGCCTGGGAGTGAGTTTTGGTCAGGGGCGTGGTAGTGGATGGAGAGGGAGTGAGGCCAGGCTTTTTGGGTGGGATGGGTGGAGGGTTTCCTCTCTCAGCTCTGGGGATGGTAGGGGACTTGATCCCTGGAGACAGGGGGCTCAGAGGACTGGACACTTTTCCTGGAGTAGGTGAATGGCTGGTGTCACCTCTTGCGTTGGCAGTGCTGGCCAGATTTCGGTAGTCTGTGCCAAAGGGAGAGCTGTTAGGAGACACGGGCTTGATTGGTCCTTGTTGGTTAGTGAATCTGGAGAGCACCTGAGTGACCGTGTTCCGGGCCAGCTGCTTGGCAGCAGAGTTGTCTATGAGGGTGGGGGACAGATCCCTGGATGGAGGGCTCTGCAGACCACTGGCTTGTTGGTCCTGATCTGCTTGGGACTGAAATTTGTGCCGAGCTGCATGGAACCGCTGGTTGATCCCTACTTGGTAGGATGACTGGTAGCCAGGGCTGCTGGCTGATGACCCCAATAAACGCTTAGTTAGTACTGGTGAAGAGCAAGGAGAGGATGTGAGAGAGGAAGAGGCAGTGCTGCTGGGAGATGGGGAGCTCCCACTGGAAGGCAGATGACTAGGCGCTGGGACCGGTGTCTCTATTCCCACAGGACACCCGCCATTCTCTACTGCTTTTTCTTGGGCCAATTCCACAGGCTTCTCTCGTGGAGGCACTTGGTTTTCTACATTGCTGCCTGCAATCAACTCCTTGGTAGTCTGCATTTCTGGGTCAAAATGTCCATTGGTTTTTGCATAAGAGTAAGTGGGAGTGGTGGGACCAGGCAGCTCGGTGGTTGTCAGCTTGGTTGTGCTGCTCCCATGTGTTTTCTCTGCCTGAAAACTCTCTGTTTGGCAAAATACAGACACTAGCACGGGTGGCTCAGTTACCGTGCCTTTAGACACAGTTACTGGTTTCTTCACTTGCTCACTGGGGCCACTTTGCTGGTGCAAAGCCTCTAGATCCTTCACTACCTTCTTCAAactctccatttcttctttcagagTTCTGGTCCGGTTCTCTTCTCGGTTCAGCTTTGCTCTCAGCTGCTCCCTTTCAATGTCAAACTCAGATAACTGCTTCTCCACCTGGGCCTCCGTCTGCAAGCCCCGCTTCCGCTCGGCGGCCAGCTCTTCCTCCAGCTTGCTCGCTCGGCTCTTCTCCTTCTCCAGTTTCAGGCTCAGCTCTCCCGCCTTCTGGCCCTCCTCCGCCGCCTTGCTGGTGGCCTTCTTGCACTCACGGACCAGCATGGAGGAGAGCTGCTTGTGGCGGGAGCGCTCCTCTTCCAGCTGACTGGAGAGTTTCTTCTGctctttttcaaactttttcacttGGGACTTTTCAAATTCCAGCTACAAGAGAATGGCACCACACATCTTGATTACAGTAAGGAAACAAAGAGACACTGACAACTGTTATCAAGTAGCGTATCAGGTTAGCTGTTCTCTGGCAGGCACATGGGATTACCACACATGCCATGTGCTCACATCAAATAGTTCTTAAGTATCACAACACCTAACATAAAAATGTGCACACGACGACTTAATCTTGCTTTGATGATTTAGGAGGCACTTCTAGTTCTTACTGTCTAAGGGTTATTAGTGGGAATCTGAATCGTCATTGTGTTCTAGGTCTGTGGAAAGTTCAGAGGATTAGAACCAAtcaaaacagaaagcagaaagcCATATAAACTGGATTTTGTGATGAATGCTGATGAAAACAAAACCTTTAAAGCTTCAGTAATAATTCTTTCTggtcttaaaaacaaacaaacataagtAGCTGCATATGAATCATTCTTCTACACAAATGCCATTGGCTTTAATCATCATCCCAACCCTACTTAAAGCACAAAATGAGAGGGAAAGGGTCCAAGGAACCCGTTTagtcagtgtttttcaaactctGAGACCCATTAATGGATGCAGAAACCATTTAGTGAGCCATTAAAAATTTGAACAAATGAAATAGAAGTGAAAATATCAATGTGTATTATAAGCAGTAAGGGTTATGTATGATTTCATGAGATTTTTGTTTcaagcatatgtatatatgtgtatgtattttttactAGGAGTCCTAAGtcaaaaaaagttttgaaagctCAAAGTTAGTATTGCCCAAAGTGTGTTCTATGGAACAAAGGTCCACAGCTGAATGATCTATGTTAACAGATTTTATGAAAACATAGATTTGCTAAACACAGAATACCCTATATTGATCTTGAAGACTTACAGCATGTTTTGGCATACTACAAAGTCTAAACAATTGAAGTTAGAAACCtctttgtgtgttagtcgcttagttgtgtctgactctttgtgactccatggattgtagcctatccatggaattctccaggcaagaacactggagtgggttgccatttccttctccaggggatcttcccgacccagggatcaaacccaggtctcctgcattgcaggcaggttctttaccatctgagtcaccagggaagcctctttaaCTTTGTTTAATACAGTAATTCCTAGAGTTATCTGACCAcaaagccctttttttttttttgagtaacaCCAATTTATACCCTGCAGAATAATCTTCAGGAAATGCTACTCTAGGTAAATGCTGCTCCAAGCCCTTCCACCTTAATTACCTGTTGAGTCAGCCGCTCTCGCTCCTTCTCCAGCATGTAGGTGACATCATCGCCTTCAGCTGTGTCCTGTGCATGCCTCTGCCTTTCCTCTTCAAGGTCTAGGATTACctttaaggaatttaaaaaaatcatttccaaatATAGGGAGTCACACTTAGAATACAATTTAACAGTAAGTGCCTATCTAAGCATCCAAGATTGCATTCCATAGATAggtaaataagtaagtaaatctCAGTCAGGGCCATCAAGAGCACACTGTCTAGAAGGGTGAAAGATATGTGctagaaaaaaattcagtatgTACTTTACCTCACACAAAGTGGCATGTAAACAGAAAAGAGGAACTCATTAGCTGCAGGGACTGAAAAAGTTTCAGAGAATTAATAAGTTTGGTGGGATTAGGGGACAGGTGTAGGTGATGAAGTAAGGCAGATTCATGGAAAGCTGAAAGCTGAGGCTTTCCCCGTGATGCTCAAATCACTGGAGGTACCAGAGAGTGAAGCCTGaaattaaacatttcaaaaaggTGACATCCTAACTGTGCCTTGCTTAATTAATATATCCATCTTGTATACAGTTAGATAAGAAGTAAAAAGATTCTCTAGACTTCATCCTGCATACGAGAAGGCTCAATTATTGAGATCTGAAGTGGAGATTTTTCATAAGGCCTTTTAATTAACTGTCTACCCATTCCACTTACCCTGGTGCCAAGCAATTAAGCCCAACTTTAAGGAGAGTACAGGTTTAAAGGGGCACTTCCCCACATAACCCTGCCTACAACTGCATAATATTCCAATAATTATGGATTTCTTTGTAGTTTCTGCTCATGATTCAGAGACGGGTTGGCCCAGACCTCCCCAAGCCAGAGCACTGTCACCCCCATGGCCATTTCTCATTGTTTCTCTTCACTAACAACTGttatgaatggagaaagaagactTTCTGGGACTCCTctttaaatacaaaaatgaaaacattctggTGTATTTCCTTCTggttaaaaaaagattttggcTTCTCCTCTCCAGCGAGTCttctaaaattatagaaatgggatgaaaaggaaaaaaaccctaaaaagagaaactttggcggacaaattttaatattctgaagaaagaaagaggctgGAGGGATGGTAGCTACTTGGTACGAAGGAGGAAGCTGTTTTGCCCTATAGGACACCAAAGACATAGGGTACCTGCAGGTGGCAGATATTGCAGAGAAGAGGTAAGGTGTAGGATGGAAGACAAGGGAACTAGTTCCAGGTATGTATTTTCAAGAGTTATCTGTCCCTTCAACCTGATTCCTGTACACAAAATGCCCAGCCAGGCATCT
This portion of the Cervus canadensis isolate Bull #8, Minnesota chromosome 2, ASM1932006v1, whole genome shotgun sequence genome encodes:
- the CTTNBP2NL gene encoding CTTNBP2 N-terminal-like protein; amino-acid sequence: MNLEKLSKPELLTLFSILEGELEARDLVIEALKAQHRDTFIEERYGKYNISDPLTALQRDFETLKEKSDGEKQPVCTNPLSVLKVVMKQCKHMQERMLSQLAAAESRHRKVILDLEEERQRHAQDTAEGDDVTYMLEKERERLTQQLEFEKSQVKKFEKEQKKLSSQLEEERSRHKQLSSMLVRECKKATSKAAEEGQKAGELSLKLEKEKSRASKLEEELAAERKRGLQTEAQVEKQLSEFDIEREQLRAKLNREENRTRTLKEEMESLKKVVKDLEALHQQSGPSEQVKKPVTVSKGTVTEPPVLVSVFCQTESFQAEKTHGSSTTKLTTTELPGPTTPTYSYAKTNGHFDPEMQTTKELIAGSNVENQVPPREKPVELAQEKAVENGGCPVGIETPVPAPSHLPSSGSSPSPSSTASSSLTSSPCSSPVLTKRLLGSSASSPGYQSSYQVGINQRFHAARHKFQSQADQDQQASGLQSPPSRDLSPTLIDNSAAKQLARNTVTQVLSRFTNQQGPIKPVSPNSSPFGTDYRNLASTANARGDTSHSPTPGKVSSPLSPLSPGIKSPTIPRAERGNPPPIPPKKPGLTPSPSTTTPLTKTHSQASSLTTAEDLGSSCSSNAIVANGKDVEILLPTSS